Part of the Halorhabdus utahensis DSM 12940 genome, GAACATTACCCTCGCCGGCCAGCCCTACTTCACGCACTTCAGTGGCTCCTCCCAGGTCCAGATCCTGCCGCGTGAGGACGCCTACGAAACGTACCAGCAACAACTCGACGAGCAGGAGTACTTCACCGAGCGGAAGAACGGTCTCTGGGGCGTCACGCTGTTCAGCGGCCTCGTCGCCGCGATGTTGCTGGGGATGGCGTACCTGCCCAGAAAAGGGTAGTCGGTTCCGAAAACCCACGCCCGTGAACCTTAGTCGGTCCGAGCGAGCCAAACGAGTCCGACACCGATCGCCGCCGTTCCCAGGATACCGAGGAGCTGGAAGATCGTCACCGGAATGCTCCCGTTGGTCGCCCAGGGCATCCCGATGACGGTCAGGAGACTCATCACGACCAGAAACGCCCCTGTCGCGACACCCAGCGGTTCGAGTCGATCGGTGAACCGGTCCGTGAATCCGTTCATACCCGTTCCTGTGAGTTCTAGATAGTAAAACAACCGGTTACGGTTCGGAGAAGATTACCGGGGAGCGTCACCCCCGACGCTCACTCGATCGAAAAGTCCTCGAAGGTCACGTCGAACCCCTCACCAGTAGGCGCTGCGGCCATCATCCCGACAGAGAGCGTCTCGGCCTCGGTGAGGTATCCCTGACGGAGCATCTGGAAGGCCTCGCCGTCCCTGGAGAAGAACGTCTCGACGGTCTCGCCGGTACGTTCGACGCGGACGGACACGGACTCGGGGTCGTCATCCAGCGGCGAGACCGACCAGTCGGAGAACTCGCGAGTGATGACAGTGCTTGCCTGTTGTCCCCCGTCGACGTACTCGATGCCGGTCTTCAGCCAGGTCGACTCGTCCTCGCGGACCATCAGCCCGGCCTGATCGTACTGGTCGGCGTACGCGCCGGTGACGGTCACCCGAGCAGAAAAATCACCCGAGACCTCGCGATAATAGAATGGCGCGTCGTCCTGAACGAAGTCGTGGGCCGTCACGCGCCAGCAGTCGGTCCCGGGGTCGGTGCGAAGAGTGAGTCGATCGCCGTCTTCCTGCCACTCGGTAGGTTCGTTGCGCCACGCCATGGTTCCAGTGAGGGCCGACGGCTGAAATCGTTCGGGATCGAAGAGTCAAGAACGACCGGGA contains:
- a CDS encoding DUF1349 domain-containing protein produces the protein MAWRNEPTEWQEDGDRLTLRTDPGTDCWRVTAHDFVQDDAPFYYREVSGDFSARVTVTGAYADQYDQAGLMVREDESTWLKTGIEYVDGGQQASTVITREFSDWSVSPLDDDPESVSVRVERTGETVETFFSRDGEAFQMLRQGYLTEAETLSVGMMAAAPTGEGFDVTFEDFSIE